The following nucleotide sequence is from Mycobacterium sp. 3519A.
GCGCGCCCCGATGCGCCCGCGCCCGCCGTTCCGACGACGCTGTTGGTCGAGGGGCGCCTCGGCGTGATGGTGCCCGCGCGATGGCCCGTCGAGCGCATCACCTCGGGCCCGGGATCGGCGCGGCTGCAACTCGTTTCGCCCGAGGACCGCAACCTGGCGCTGCACATCACGCAGTCACCGCTCGCGCCGCGGCAGTCACACCAGCAGGTCGAGGACGCCCTGCGACGAGCCTTGAGTGAGGCACCCGACGGCGTGTTCGCCGACTTCGAACCTGCGGGAGATCGAGCGGGCCGCGCCGTGCTGACGTACCGCGAGATCCGCGCGGACCGGCACATCGAGTGGTTCGTGGTGATCGACGAGTCCTTACGGATCGCGATCGGGTGCCAGAGCGCGCCGGGACGCGCGGCGGCGGTGCGAGAGGCCTGCGACGAGGCGATTCGATCCGCCCACGCGGTGTTTTGAAAGAAGTTTCCCGGTCGACGGAACCGGCGCCCGCCTGCGCGCGTCCAACCTTTCAGATCGGGCAAAACGACATGAAGGGATGCTGATGACGACACCTGGGGGTGGACCGCTCGCCACCGACTTCGACCTCATGTCGGCCGTCGCGGGCAGGACCGACAGCCGCAACGAGGAGATCCGGGCGATGCTGCAGTCGTTCATCGGCCGGATGAACAGCGTCGCGCCGTCGGTGTGGGGAGGGGTTGCCGCCGCGCGGTTCCGCGACGTCGTGGAGCGGTGGAACGCAGAGTCGATGAAGCTGCATGCGGCGCTCGGTCGG
It contains:
- a CDS encoding WXG100 family type VII secretion target, coding for MTTPGGGPLATDFDLMSAVAGRTDSRNEEIRAMLQSFIGRMNSVAPSVWGGVAAARFRDVVERWNAESMKLHAALGRIAETIRYNERTLREAGEGHSHQIGSAASNL